In Ruminococcaceae bacterium BL-6, a genomic segment contains:
- a CDS encoding protein of unknown function (Evidence 5 : Unknown function), with protein sequence MAIQNTINELRMGVSALTETIMVGIPNKDNTGFKYKTDLKSDFLKCVIEYFGDINMKVDDAFGREINGGDKTYYITIKRTR encoded by the coding sequence ATGGCTATTCAAAATACAATAAATGAACTTAGGATGGGTGTATCAGCATTAACAGAAACAATTATGGTGGGTATCCCAAATAAAGATAATACAGGGTTTAAATACAAAACAGATTTGAAAAGTGATTTCTTGAAATGTGTAATTGAATATTTTGGAGATATAAATATGAAAGTTGATGATGCCTTTGGTAGAGAAATTAATGGTGGAGATAAAACATATTACATAACTATTAAAAGAACGCGATAA